The uncultured Campylobacter sp. genome includes a region encoding these proteins:
- a CDS encoding glycosyltransferase encodes MKILFVIAALRNGGAERVLQVLANHFVHANDVTIAILENDEGRYKFSEKIKFLHLDVYKNGGKLDKYRILRECFKRERPSVIISFMDWTNVACVIASFGLGIPLIATEHNAHDYLQSGLFSRVRDLCYKKADALTVLTRSDFEYYSRFVKNCFVVHNPFFGEICDTKGAKRNVILSVGRLEPVKGYEIYFDALSRIDKSLLAKWEILIAGDGSLRERLRELVARLGLEVRFLGHKQDVSELYKEAKIFVLSSLNEGLSNVLIESAFYGCARLSSDTVGAKELIKDGFSGILFKRGDASELASKLEILMSDEKLRDALVQNANESLDEFSQERIIKLWQGLIDRFARK; translated from the coding sequence ATGAAAATTTTATTCGTCATCGCGGCTCTTAGAAACGGCGGCGCAGAGCGCGTGTTGCAGGTTTTGGCGAACCATTTTGTGCACGCAAACGACGTTACGATCGCGATTTTGGAAAACGACGAGGGCAGGTATAAATTTAGCGAAAAGATAAAATTTTTGCATCTGGACGTTTATAAAAATGGCGGCAAGCTCGATAAATACAGAATTTTGCGCGAGTGTTTCAAGCGCGAGCGCCCAAGCGTCATCATCAGCTTTATGGACTGGACGAACGTAGCGTGCGTGATCGCAAGCTTCGGGCTAGGCATCCCGCTCATCGCGACCGAGCACAACGCGCACGATTATCTGCAAAGCGGGCTTTTTAGCCGCGTGCGCGATCTGTGCTACAAAAAAGCGGACGCGCTTACGGTGCTTACGCGCTCGGACTTTGAGTACTATTCGCGATTTGTCAAAAACTGCTTCGTCGTGCACAACCCCTTTTTCGGCGAGATTTGCGATACCAAGGGCGCTAAGCGAAACGTGATCTTAAGCGTCGGTAGGCTCGAGCCCGTAAAGGGGTATGAAATTTACTTTGACGCGCTAAGCAGGATCGATAAAAGCCTGCTTGCGAAGTGGGAAATTTTAATCGCGGGCGACGGCTCGCTGCGCGAAAGATTGCGCGAGCTCGTGGCGCGGCTCGGGCTTGAAGTGCGATTTTTAGGACACAAACAGGACGTGAGCGAGCTGTATAAAGAAGCTAAAATTTTTGTACTAAGCTCGCTTAATGAAGGGCTTTCAAACGTGCTGATCGAGTCTGCGTTTTACGGCTGCGCACGGCTTAGCAGCGACACGGTGGGCGCAAAAGAGCTCATAAAGGACGGCTTTAGCGGCATTTTGTTTAAACGCGGCGATGCGAGTGAGCTTGCGAGCAAGCTTGAAATTTTAATGAGCGACGAGAAGTTGCGAGACGCTCTCGTGCAAAATGCAAATGAAAGCTTAGACGAGTTTTCGCAAGAGCGCATCATTAAGCTCTGGCAGGGCTTGATCGATCGGTTTGCGCGCAAATAG
- a CDS encoding Coenzyme F420 hydrogenase/dehydrogenase, beta subunit C-terminal domain — MSFNVISEVVTKDRCIGCGVCASSCPFSVLKMRLGGNGFYAPEEGEGCRDKCDICLKVCPFYEKDMLENELNSKSYAELESFSPDFGRFLATYKFYKKDEAQRLSSASGGAGDYIFRELFARGLIDYAICVVPADEGDFIAQNSKRDFSACNNLAQPQNLQNSATKNSEQNSAIPNLTQNLADDDSINFTSAQNSFCENFTQNSTQNFTNENFAQNSKASCKNSVSTQNFACENSKNARNSMGKNSVPLFKFSVIKNADELTRARSSAYYPLTLEAVLNEMSRHEGRYAISALPCFAKALRLAARKNPRLKSRISFIIGLVCGQGKGAGFTHKLADLAFKERKQLAAVNYRYKIAGKSAMSFGFKFRATDGSEAIDDRSSSAFAYWSSRAFTPLACNACTDVFAKCADVVLMDAWLQSEISEWRGTSLVITRAAQIDALFSQPTKPAREEIFCERISAAEVQRSQQSQVECKNEIFYGAKNPLKRYILRQKLQIQRYSATHFDCDDFIAARLKKIAAANKVLALLALPKIAAYKIYRKFA; from the coding sequence TTGAGCTTCAATGTAATTAGCGAAGTAGTTACGAAAGACCGCTGTATCGGCTGCGGCGTCTGCGCGAGCAGCTGCCCTTTTAGCGTGCTAAAAATGCGGCTTGGAGGCAATGGATTTTACGCGCCCGAGGAGGGCGAAGGGTGTCGCGACAAATGCGATATTTGTCTAAAAGTCTGCCCGTTTTACGAAAAAGATATGCTTGAAAACGAGCTAAATTCTAAATCATATGCAGAGTTGGAAAGCTTTAGCCCTGATTTTGGCAGATTTTTAGCCACTTATAAATTCTACAAAAAAGATGAAGCGCAGCGCCTAAGCAGTGCAAGCGGCGGCGCGGGAGATTATATTTTTCGCGAGCTTTTTGCGCGCGGACTCATTGATTACGCGATTTGCGTCGTGCCCGCGGACGAGGGGGATTTTATAGCCCAAAATTCCAAGCGTGATTTTTCTGCCTGCAATAATTTAGCGCAGCCACAGAATTTGCAAAATTCCGCAACCAAAAATTCCGAACAGAATTCCGCAATTCCGAATTTAACGCAGAATTTGGCGGACGATGATTCTATAAATTTTACGAGTGCGCAAAATTCCTTTTGCGAAAATTTTACGCAGAATTCCACGCAGAATTTTACAAATGAAAATTTCGCGCAGAATTCTAAAGCTTCTTGTAAAAATTCCGTATCAACGCAGAATTTTGCTTGCGAGAATTCCAAAAACGCGCGAAATTCTATGGGCAAAAATTCCGTGCCACTATTTAAATTTAGCGTGATAAAAAATGCCGATGAGCTTACTCGTGCGCGCTCGTCCGCTTACTATCCGCTCACGCTTGAAGCGGTGTTAAATGAGATGTCACGCCACGAGGGTAGATACGCGATCAGCGCGCTGCCGTGCTTTGCTAAGGCCTTAAGGCTTGCTGCGAGGAAAAATCCACGCCTTAAATCCCGCATAAGCTTTATTATTGGGCTGGTTTGCGGACAGGGCAAGGGTGCTGGTTTTACGCATAAGCTGGCAGATCTTGCGTTTAAAGAGCGTAAGCAGCTCGCAGCAGTTAATTACAGATATAAAATCGCGGGCAAAAGTGCGATGAGCTTTGGTTTTAAATTCCGCGCTACAGACGGTAGCGAGGCGATAGATGATCGCAGTAGTAGCGCCTTTGCCTACTGGAGTTCACGCGCTTTTACGCCGCTTGCGTGCAACGCCTGCACTGACGTTTTTGCCAAATGTGCCGACGTCGTGCTGATGGATGCGTGGCTGCAAAGCGAAATAAGCGAGTGGCGCGGCACATCGCTCGTAATTACGCGCGCAGCTCAGATTGACGCGCTGTTTTCACAGCCTACGAAGCCGGCACGCGAGGAGATTTTTTGCGAGCGGATATCCGCAGCAGAGGTGCAGCGCTCGCAGCAAAGCCAGGTGGAGTGCAAAAACGAAATTTTTTACGGCGCGAAAAACCCGCTTAAGCGTTACATCTTGCGCCAGAAGCTTCAGATCCAGCGATATAGCGCTACGCATTTTGATTGTGATGATTTCATCGCTGCTAGGCTTAAAAAAATTGCCGCCGCAAATAAAGTGCTAGCGCTTTTGGCGCTACCAAAGATCGCGGCATATAAAATTTATAGGAAGTTTGCATGA
- a CDS encoding polysaccharide pyruvyl transferase family protein has protein sequence MKIGIFTLPLVNNYGGILQAYALSRVLVGLGHEPRLINLRLQRSKLSIAYIKFLVACALKKELCGAKFNPSYERDTSEFVSENIPSTALVCTPADLKALCEKERFEAVILGSDQVFRPSYFADFADCFSLGFLPPNCTRIAYAASFGGDRLCGLKNPADLKAHAANLAKFKAISVRERDGVKLARECFGVDAHWVLDPTLLANKEIYDKFLSHAPKRKGFAYILDPSPRSEAAIELLKKQSGLEVDEVNDRGNRIGIKAWLSAIAGAEFVLTDSFHGCVFSIIFNKPFFVLVNASRGASRFSSLLGLFGLEDRALQDPKDARLDATIDWDGVNEALRRKREDSMKFLKTSLGS, from the coding sequence ATGAAGATCGGGATTTTTACCCTGCCGCTAGTAAATAATTACGGCGGAATTTTACAAGCTTACGCGCTAAGCCGCGTGCTAGTGGGGCTTGGGCATGAGCCACGTCTCATAAACTTGCGCCTGCAAAGAAGTAAACTATCGATTGCGTATATTAAATTTTTAGTGGCATGCGCGCTTAAAAAGGAGCTTTGCGGCGCGAAATTTAATCCCTCTTACGAGCGCGATACTAGCGAGTTTGTATCGGAAAATATTCCTTCAACCGCGCTTGTTTGCACGCCTGCGGATTTAAAGGCGCTGTGCGAGAAAGAACGCTTTGAAGCGGTGATTTTAGGAAGCGATCAGGTTTTTCGTCCTAGCTATTTTGCGGATTTTGCAGATTGCTTTAGCCTTGGATTTTTGCCGCCTAACTGCACGCGGATCGCCTATGCTGCAAGCTTCGGCGGAGATAGGCTTTGTGGGCTTAAAAACCCCGCGGATTTAAAAGCTCACGCTGCAAATTTGGCTAAATTTAAAGCTATTTCGGTGCGCGAGCGCGATGGTGTAAAGCTTGCGCGCGAATGCTTTGGCGTAGATGCGCACTGGGTACTGGATCCTACGCTTTTGGCTAACAAAGAGATTTACGATAAATTTTTAAGCCATGCGCCAAAGCGTAAGGGCTTTGCCTATATCCTAGATCCATCGCCTCGCTCAGAAGCGGCGATAGAGCTATTAAAGAAGCAAAGCGGCCTAGAGGTAGATGAGGTGAATGACCGCGGTAACCGCATCGGCATAAAAGCATGGTTAAGCGCTATTGCGGGCGCGGAGTTTGTGCTAACCGACTCATTTCACGGCTGCGTATTTTCTATAATCTTTAATAAGCCGTTTTTTGTGCTCGTTAACGCTAGTCGCGGCGCGTCGCGCTTTAGCTCGCTTTTGGGCTTATTTGGGCTTGAGGATAGGGCTTTGCAAGATCCCAAAGACGCCCGCTTGGACGCGACTATCGATTGGGATGGCGTAAATGAGGCGTTGCGCCGTAAAAGAGAGGACTCGATGAAATTTTTAAAAACAAGTTTAGGCTCATAA
- a CDS encoding glycosyltransferase: MSENPLISVIIPVYNVKEFLRACVERITAQTYTNLEILLVDDGSNDGSEAICDEYAARDPRVRVLHKLNGGQASARNAALDVARGEFISFVDSDDLVSLDLIETLFHLTQKFCTKIAMCGYAAFSDESEINNFKAVLNFKENQNSKEISDPGGAANSNANAGEYKISPQELFRRSCTQDPYFSTAVWRALFAREIFAALRFPAGQIYEDVAIFFDIFNASVAACTDEILYFYRVRAGSTVNSFARRHLAVIAAVRRYTEAITANYPSLAREANFTRCESALNTAFLIIKSSFDPASSDGDATSPSKANKRSLVNEADLRGADSLSCACGKNSAVKNSAKQNYMRNSKQNSASQRKTADPRSPLSAAEAAQQIRSLHALVRERLDFGFFAAHASRTQTLMMVLFYASPALLRLFYKIYRKLK; encoded by the coding sequence ATGAGCGAAAATCCCCTAATCTCGGTCATCATCCCCGTTTATAATGTCAAAGAATTCCTGCGCGCTTGCGTGGAGCGCATCACGGCGCAGACCTATACTAACTTAGAAATTTTGCTCGTAGATGATGGCTCAAATGATGGCAGCGAGGCGATTTGCGACGAATACGCCGCGCGTGATCCTCGTGTGCGAGTGCTGCATAAGCTAAACGGCGGGCAGGCTAGTGCACGAAACGCCGCTTTAGATGTCGCTCGCGGGGAGTTTATCAGTTTCGTAGACAGCGACGATTTGGTAAGCCTTGATTTGATTGAGACTCTTTTTCATCTTACGCAGAAATTTTGCACCAAAATCGCTATGTGTGGCTACGCGGCATTTAGCGACGAGAGCGAAATAAATAATTTCAAGGCGGTTTTGAATTTTAAAGAAAATCAAAATTCTAAAGAGATTAGCGATCCAGGAGGAGCTGCAAATTCAAATGCCAATGCAGGAGAATATAAAATATCGCCGCAAGAGCTTTTTAGACGCAGCTGCACGCAGGATCCGTATTTTAGCACCGCGGTTTGGCGCGCGCTGTTTGCTCGCGAAATTTTTGCTGCTTTGCGCTTTCCTGCGGGGCAGATCTATGAGGATGTGGCGATATTTTTTGATATTTTTAACGCTTCTGTTGCGGCGTGCACGGATGAAATTTTATATTTTTATCGCGTAAGGGCAGGCTCGACCGTAAACTCATTCGCGCGCAGGCATCTTGCGGTCATCGCTGCGGTGCGCCGCTATACTGAGGCGATCACTGCGAATTATCCAAGCTTGGCGCGTGAGGCTAATTTTACTCGCTGCGAATCCGCGCTGAATACGGCGTTTTTAATTATCAAATCAAGCTTTGATCCTGCAAGTTCGGATGGGGATGCGACTTCTCCTTCCAAGGCTAATAAGCGCAGCTTGGTAAACGAGGCAGATTTGCGCGGTGCTGATAGTTTATCTTGCGCATGCGGTAAAAATTCTGCAGTTAAAAATTCCGCCAAGCAAAATTATATGCGAAATTCTAAGCAAAATTCCGCGTCGCAAAGAAAGACCGCAGATCCCCGCTCTCCTTTAAGCGCTGCAGAAGCTGCGCAGCAGATCCGCTCACTGCACGCTTTGGTGCGCGAGCGGCTGGATTTTGGATTTTTCGCGGCGCATGCAAGCCGCACGCAGACGCTGATGATGGTCTTGTTTTACGCTAGCCCTGCGCTTTTGCGGCTATTTTATAAAATTTATCGGAAGCTAAAATGA
- a CDS encoding glycosyltransferase family 4 protein, giving the protein MKIAMVISALGKGGAERVLSVLANFFCRENEICVIKFDADEPFYALDSKIELLSLDLGVGDLGVFGNIKKRYDKILALHRLLKSRKFDVVISFLDNTNVLTLIANLGVGQKIIVSEHTNHRFLKSPIWRALKRIFYPQAAGLSVLSKFDLDHYTYVQNRVIMPNPMFEISHAKEARPPKENIILAAGRLNVYKGFDVLLKALALIDFNLLKEWKVVIAGDGEERKSLESLAAKLRLNVQFIGFVRDIESLYERAKIVVVTSKMEGFCNILMESIFFGTARISTDCIAGPSELISDGVDGFLCPVGDSASIAKKLEILMSDEKLRERLVQNASKREESFKIETIGRRWLDFIATTIHREE; this is encoded by the coding sequence ATGAAAATAGCTATGGTAATTTCTGCTTTAGGCAAGGGCGGTGCCGAGCGCGTGCTAAGCGTGCTGGCAAATTTTTTCTGCCGCGAGAATGAAATCTGTGTGATAAAATTTGACGCAGATGAGCCGTTTTACGCGCTAGATTCTAAGATCGAGCTTCTTAGCTTGGATTTAGGAGTGGGCGATTTGGGAGTTTTTGGCAATATAAAAAAGCGCTACGATAAAATTTTAGCCTTGCACAGGCTTCTAAAAAGTCGTAAATTTGACGTAGTAATCTCGTTTTTAGATAATACCAATGTCCTTACGCTTATCGCAAATCTTGGAGTTGGGCAGAAAATCATCGTCTCCGAACACACCAATCATCGTTTTTTAAAAAGTCCGATCTGGCGAGCGCTCAAGCGGATCTTTTATCCGCAAGCTGCAGGTCTTAGCGTGCTTAGTAAATTTGATCTGGATCATTACACATATGTGCAAAATCGCGTGATTATGCCTAATCCGATGTTTGAGATCAGCCATGCTAAAGAGGCTCGCCCGCCTAAAGAAAATATCATCCTAGCAGCCGGCCGGCTCAATGTCTATAAGGGCTTTGATGTCCTTCTTAAGGCGCTTGCGCTTATAGATTTCAATCTTTTAAAAGAGTGGAAGGTGGTGATCGCAGGCGACGGAGAGGAGCGAAAGAGCCTTGAAAGCCTAGCTGCGAAGCTGCGCTTAAATGTGCAATTCATCGGCTTTGTGCGCGATATCGAAAGCTTATACGAGCGCGCTAAAATCGTAGTTGTAACCTCCAAGATGGAGGGCTTTTGCAATATCTTGATGGAGAGTATATTTTTCGGTACCGCTAGAATTTCCACAGATTGCATCGCAGGTCCTAGCGAGCTTATAAGCGACGGCGTGGATGGGTTTTTATGCCCTGTAGGCGATAGCGCGAGCATCGCAAAAAAGCTTGAAATTCTAATGAGCGACGAGAAGCTACGCGAGCGGCTCGTGCAAAACGCCTCCAAGCGCGAGGAGAGCTTTAAAATTGAAACGATCGGGCGACGCTGGCTGGATTTCATAGCCACTACGATACACAGGGAGGAATAA